Genomic segment of Streptomyces alboniger:
GCAGCTCGAACTGGCAGGTCTAGAAGCTCCTCGATCCATTTCCGGTTCGTCCTCCTGTCGATGCTCACGGCCTGCTGTCGACCCGGAGTACATCCGGGCCGGACTGGAGCACATCCCCGGTGGTGGCGATCAGCCAACACGGCACCGTTCCGACGTTCGACGTGTCGATGGCCGTGACGTTCGAGGTAACGGCACCTTTTGAGGCGACACCGGAGGCTCCACCGCGCTCTAACTCCGTGATGGTGACAGCCCCGCAGACGGATGAAGTCAGGGTGCCTACGGGCGCGGAAGCCGTGGACTGTGCAGGAAAAGTGCCCCGGGCCGCAATCGGTGAGGTGGTCGCGGCAGCTTTCTACGGCGGGTGGGGGCGACTCCCTCGGTGACGACGAGGGCCGAGAATGAGACCGCGCGGCTGAGGCGTCTGTGCCGGGCGACGGCGAACCAGGCTTCGCTGTCAGTGCGCCCCGGTACGCTGCTCAAGTCATCACAGTTGGAGGAAAAGACATGGGCACCTCGGGGCGTCTCAGCCTGACTTGGATCAACAAAGACAGGTCGCTCATCAGCACGCGGGACGGCGGCTATGAGTGGGTCAACCGGGACGACTTTCGGGTGACCGAGACACGCCTCCTCCGCGATGTGGCGACTGTGGGCGAGGTGCATGACGACCTCAAACGTGCTGCGGACAATCTGCTGATCCAGGGGGACAATGGGGACGCACTACGGGCGCTCTCCAGGCTCCCTGAATTCGCGGACGAGTACCGCGGCAAGGTGAAACTGGCGTATATCGACCCACCATTCAACACGGGTCAGGCGTTCGACCATTACAAGGATGGCGTCGAGCACTCAGTCTGGCTGACGATGATGCGCGACCGGATTCTCCTGATCCGAGACCTGCTAGCGCCTGATGGGAGTATCTGGGTCCACCTCGACGATAGCGAGGGGGCCTATGCACGGGTGCTTCTCGATGAGATTTTTGGGCGATCGTGCTTCGCGGGAACCGTCATCTGGAGATCCACGGATAACAGTAATAATGACGCGAAGACGTTCTCCGTGGACCACAATGTGATTCACGTGTACGGGAAGTCTCCGGGCTGGCTAACGAATCGAGTTGCTCGGCGAGAGGATCAGTCTGGACATTATTCAAATCCGGACAATGACCCTCGCGGCCCCTGGTTTGACGGGAATCCGCTTGGTTCGCCGAACCCACGAAAGAACCTTCAGTACGAAATCGTGTCGCCGCAGGGGCATGTGATCCGCTGTCCCCCGAACGGCTGGCGGTGGGCACGGGAGACACTGAACGAGAAAATGGCTACTGGGGAGATCCGGTTCACTCCGGATGGCAAAGGAATCCGACGGCGTACGTATCTACTGGAGCAGGGCGGGCTTCCGCCGTCGACGCTTTGGGCCGACATCGAAGAAACCGGAAGTAATCGCAAGGCGAAGGCAGAGCTGAAACGGATTTTCCGGGGGAAACCGACAGCCGAACTATTCAAGACACCGAAGCCGGAGTCATTGCTGCGAAAGGTTCTTGAGATCGCGACTCAGCCCGGTGACGTCGTCCTCGACTGTTTCGGTGGTTCCGGGACGACCGCCGCTGTGGCGCACAAGATGGGTCGGCGTTGGATCTTGACCGAGCGCGAGTCGGGGACAGTCGACAAATTCATTCGTCCGCGGCTTGACTGCATCGTCAACGGCGAGGAGCCCGGCGGGATTTCGAAGGCGGTCGGCTGGGAAAAGGGTGGAGGCTTCCGTCATCTCGAAGTTGCCCCCTCCATGTATGAGCGCATGGGTAATCGGCTACTCCTCGCCCCGTGGGTGGTCGGCGACGCCTTCGCTGAGACCGCCTGTGCGCAGATCCCTGGCTTCGAACTGGAGCCTGGCTCCGAGTCGCCGTTTGTCGGTCGAAAGGGGCGACGGCGTCTGGCGGTCGTCGATGGGCTTGTTGCCGAGAGCACAGTCCAGTCGATCGTTGAGGCGTTGTGTGAGAACGAGAGCGTTCTCATCGTGGCCAAGAGTTACCTGCGTGAGGCGGCAAGCCTCCTAGAGAAGCTCAGCCCTGGCTCGCGCATCAAGAAGGCCCCCCAGGACCTGTTGGACATGAAGGGACGTGTGCTGCGTTGAGCTGGATCACATACGACCAGGCCGCGATCGAGGACCTGGCGACTCGTATGGAGCTGCGGGACCCCAACCGTCGCGCCGTGGCCAAGGTCGTCGAGGAGATCCAGGCGGGGGAGGGGCGAGAGGTGGTCTGCGACCTGGCAACCGGCGTGGGTAAGACGTACATCTGCCGGGGCCTCATCGACTACCTGGCGGATCAAGGTGTTCGCAACATCCTGATTGTCACGCCGGGGCGGACCATTCAGAGGAAGACGCTGGCCAACTTCGACCCTGGACACCCCAAGTTCGTGCCAGGCGCCGACCACGAGCCCATCGTCATCACACCGGAGAATTATGCTGGCGGCCGTGTTGGCGACGCAATGCGTGATCCGGATGTGTTGAAGGTCTTCATTTTCAACGTCCAGCTGCTGACCAAGCCAACCATCAAGACCTCGCGCAGTACATACGAGACTGACGAGTTCATCGGTACCGCTCTGTACGACCACCTGCGTTCGGTCGAAGACTTGGTGATCATTGCCGATGAGCATCACGTGTACCGGAGCGATGCGAAGAAGTTCCATGAGGCGGTCCGCGATCTCAAGCCGCGGGCGCTTGTGGGCTTGACGGCGACTCCTGACGAAACAGACCGTAAGGTGCCTGGCAGGGTTGTCTTCCAATACTCGCTTGCCGAGGCCATCGCAGACCAACTCGTCAAGATTCCCGTCATCGTCTACCGCGAAGACGGGCACAACGACGTGCGCACACAACTGGCCGACGCTTGCCATCTGCGCAAGGTGAAGGAGGAGACCACGCGGGATTGGGCTGAGAGGAATGGGCGGCCCATGGTCAACCCAGTCCTCTTCGTGGTCTGCCAGAGCATTGAGGAAGCCACCGAGAGCGCCGCGATCCTGGCTGGCCCGGGATTCATCGACGAACCCGGCGCGGTGTTGCAGATCACCTCCGGCAGCAAGGATGACGCGCTCGAAGCTCTCGCCGGCATCGAGGAGCCCGACTCTCCGGTGCGGGCCGTGGTTTCCGTCGATATGTTGAAGGAGGGATGGGACGTCAAGAACATCAGCGTGATCGTTGCGCGACGTGCTCTCGCTTCTCAGACCCTCACTGAGCAGATCCTTGGCCGCGGTCTTCGGCTTCCTTACGGCGAGCGCGTCGGATTCTCGATGGTCGACTGCGTCGACATCATTGCTCACGAGTCGTACCGGAGGCTTCTGGACTCGAAGGAAGCCCTTCTGGAGCACACCCTTCCGCAGAGGGCGGAGACAGGCGGGACTCCGGGCGCTGGCACGAGCATCGCAACCACGTCTGGTGGTGAACGCTCTCTGCCCGCTTACCGTGAGACCGAGACGCAAGGGATGCTGACGTTCACCGCCGAGGCCCCTGTCCGGGATGGCGGGTTCGGCACCGAGGCATCCGAGGCGGTCTACCTCGGTATGGCCGACATGGAACATCGGCTTGCGGAAGCTGGGGTGGAGAAGGAGAAGGCCCAGCAGGTCATGAAGCCTGCGGAAGGGGCACCGCCCATTACGTTCCCCAGTAAGCGCCTGTTGGAGAAGCCGGACACCTACAGCTTGGCCTTCGTCAACTCCGAAGCTGTGGCCGAGAAGGGGAAGGTGTTCAAGCACGAGATAGAGGTGGAGCTGAAGCGCAAGGCGCTGAACGCTTCGCGTGGGCTTGACGGCACCGTGACCGTGGAAGCGCAGGACCAGAAGTCCGCCGTGGCGACTCAGCGTAGCTGGCCGATCTCGAAGGTCAGGGAGGACCTGGAAGAGCGGATTCTCAATCTTCCGCAGTTGAAGCTCACGGCTGACGAGGTCGAGGCCGCGCAGGAGCTTGTGCATACGTTCCTCGGCGCGGCGATCGAGGTTGATGCAGAGGACAGCACGCCTTGGGAAGAGGCTCGTGCGGAGCTGGCTCTGACGCAGTTGGAGAGGCTTGTGGTCTCCAGCTTCAAGCAGAAGCTCGCAACGGTCGAGCACGAGATCGTGAAGGTGACTGTCCCGCCTCCTGCCCAGCCGTGGCCGGGGCAGACGATGCCTCAGATGCAGATGACCGACAAGGTGATCCGGGGCATGGGGTATACGGGCTGGGGTAGCTCGATTCTGCCGGTCGTTCATTTCGACGCGCTGTCCACCGAAGTCAAGCTGGCCAGGCTGATGGATGTCAGCCCCAAGGTCGAGTGGTGGCTGCGGCTTGAGTCGCAGAGCGGCACCTTCATCCAGCTCGACAATGGCGCTCGCTACTTCCCGGACTTCATCGCCATAGACAAAGACGGTGTGCACTGGCTCGTCGAGGGCAAGTCCAACGCCGAGTCTTCCAGCGAATCGGTCCTTGCGAAGAAGGCCGCCGCTGTGTCGTGGGCGAAGGAAGTGACCGAACTTAAGCAGTTCGGGACTTGGAAGTACCTGTTCGCCACCGAGGAACATCTGAGCCAGTCGAACAGCTGGGACACTCTACTGACCGTCACTGGTGCCCGAGGGTAGAAATGGATGACGGCGGAGGAGCCCCAGCCGTTCAGACTGGGGTTCTTCCGTGGCGGCTATCGACGGGCGATCTTCTGCTCATGTGGCGACAACGGCCTGTCAAGGGACAGCAAGCGTCGCAATCGTCATCCAGTACCGATGCGTTGATCGCAACACGGCGCTCCTTACGGAGCAGCTGGAACATCCTCAACGGCGGCGCGTAGCCTAGATCAACAACGTGTGCGCAGCGAGGTCGAGGATGTGGGTCGTGTCAGCGGCCACTATGCGATCAGCGGCGAACGGAAGTCTGGCGGCGGCGCAGCCGCCGGACTGTGGCGAGCATGGCGTATAGGCGCTTCGAACTCATCGGTCCCTTTAGGGGCCGCCTTCGCGTCGTCCGCTGCGTGATGTGGGCACGACAGCACCCTGCGTAGCGATCGTAGTAACGTGCTGTCGGCCCCGGAAGGGGCCGCTGCCTCGAGGTAACCTCCGAAGTGGGCGGCCCTCCGGCTGCCCTGCTCACCGTTGTTTCGCACCTCCGCTGCGCTATGGGGGACGCTACGCGCCCCGCCACGTTTCGCCGCTGATCAGCGCAAGCTTTGGTCGGCCCCCATGGGGCCGCTCCGCCGCTGCTTTCTGCGCCGCTGGCTCGGCGCCTTGGGCCGTGGAACAACCCCTTCATGTGATTCAACGTGTGACTGGACCGGTACCGCACGAGCCACTCGGGGGCCGTAACCCCGTGACCGAGCGTGCCGACTTTGCCGCAATCCTCAAGCAGTCGTTGCTGCCGGGGGTGGAGTTGGTCGCGGGCTTCCAGGCGCAGGACTGGAACCAGGCCCTACGCTCCCTGGCGCTCGCGGTGCCCGATGACGCACCCAGCATCGCAGTGATCGACGAGGTGTCCTGGCTGGTCGAGCAGGATCAGGAATTTCGAGGGCGCACTCCAAACTGTCTGGGATCGTCATCTGCCTTCCAAGCCCGTTCTGCTGCTGCCGACTGGCAGCGATACATCGGTGATGAAAGCACTACAGTCCTACGGGCACCACTTCTTCGGCCGGGCGGCGAAAATGACCGTCCACCCGCTGAATCTGGCAGACGCGCGGGCCATGACCGAGCTCGACGATGCGGGGGAAGTCGACGCCCAGTTGATCACCGGTGGATTCGCCGAGATCGCGCAGTCATGGCGGCCGGGTTTCGGGCGTTCGGACTTCTTGCAGGCTTCGGTTTCCAATCCGCTTTCCTCGCTATTGGTGGGCGGCGCAGTGTCCCTGCCGGGCGATTTCCCCGAGGCTTCGCACTCACGGGCCGTACTGGAAGCGGTTGGCAGTGGTGAGCGTACGTCCAGTGCGATCGCAGCCCAGGCGGGCGCGTCAACGCGCTACCGTCCGGCACGCATTCCCTGCTACTGGCCATGTTGCAGGCCAAGCGGTCCTGGACGCTGATCTCCCGCTGTCCACCAAACGGGACGCGAGGAACAAGCGTTACCGGATCGCCGACCCGTACCTGCGGTTCCGGCTGGCGTTCTTGTTGCGCGTGATCCCGCTCATCGAGCGCGGCCGTGGTGACTTGGCGTTGGAACGGATTGAGCGGTCGTGGACCACTTGGCGCGTTCGAGCGGTCGAGCCGCTGATCCGCGAATCCCTGCTGCGTCTGATGGCCAACGACGAGTGGCCTGAGACCGAGGCCATCGGCGGTTGGTGGAACCGTCAGAACAACCCGAGATCGACCTCGTCGGGTCATACCGCGAGCCGGTGGCCAGGCAGGTGCACTTCGTCGGGTCGGTCAAAGTGGCTGGAGAACCAGCCGTTTGGCCGTCACGAGTACGACGCCTTGGTGCGTGACGTGTTGGATGTGCCTGGCGCCGGCCCGGATACTCCACTGGTCGCGGTCTCCCGCTGCGGGGTGGCGGGTAATCTGCCACATTCCGCTCACTGGGGACCGGAAGATCTTGTGCGCACATGGCAGCCCCGGTAGTCGCCGCACGGCCATGTCCAGCTTCCCGTGCCGGGCGCGATGGGTTCGGCGGTAGGTACGCCACCGCCGGATCTGGCCCACTGGGTTAACACTCTTACCTCAAGAACCATTGGCATCGGTATGCGCCTCCTCCGCGCCCCGCGCCCTTGTATGAGCGCTCCCCTCTCCTATCGTTCCGGCCGATGCTGTGGGACGGTGATGAAGCATCGCAAAGGGCTACAGCCTGGAGGGGGACGATGTGCCGAAGGACTGGATCCGGGATCTCGTGGCGAACTTCGGAGCCGAATGCAGGGCAGGCCTGAGATTTAGTGACACTGAGGCATCGATCAGCCCTCCAGTGAAGAAGCTCGTAGAGGCATTCGGTTCACGCTGGAAGTTGAACTCCCGCCTGCATCCCGAATTTCCTCTCCCAGAAGCGAGAGTTCGGCCCGACTACGCCGTGGAGAGCGGAGGGCGTGTCACTGGCTTTCTGGAGTTGAAGGCACCGAGCCACGACATCACGCCAGATGGTTTTACGAAACGTGACCGCGAGCAGTGGGATTTCATGCGGCAGCTTCCCAATGTCCTCTACACCAACGGACACACGTGGTGCTTGTACCGAGGTGGTCGACTTCCCCTACGGACAGTTCGGTTCGAAGGTGATCTGTACCGGTCCGGCAACCGGCTGCGCACGGCTGATTCGGATGGCGCCGCGTTGCGGGACCTGCTGCGCGATTTCCTCGGGTGGCAACCTGAACAGATCACCACCGTTCGTCGCTTGGTGACGTCCATGGCTCCACTGTGCCAATACCTTCGAGCGGAGGTATTGGAGCAACTCGACATCGAGCGACGGCTGCCAGAGCGCGCGCCGGCTCGGCGACGTGTCCACAAGCCCTTCACCGCGCTCGCTCATCACTGGGGAAAGGTCCTCCTCCCATCGACCGATGGGCAGGACCCAGATCGAATCTTCGCCGACCGTTACACGCAGACCGTCGCCTTTGCTTTGCTGCTTGCCCGTACCGAAGGACTGCATTTGGCAGGGCGCGATCTCGCAGCAGTGGCAAGTGAGTTGCAAGTCGAAAACACGGTCATGGGTCGCGCCCTGCAACTGCTGACGGAGAGGGTGGACACCGAGTTCTCCCGGCGTCTCAACACCTTGGTCCAAGTGGTGGACGCCGTCGACTGGAAGGCGATCACGAAGCAGCGCCCAGACGCTCACGTGCATCTCTACGAAGACTTCCTGGAGGAGTACGACCCCAAGCTGCGTAGACGTTCCGGTACCTACTACACCCCTCCGCGGCTCGTCCGTTCGATGGTCCGCTTCACCGACACCGTGCTGCGTACCCGACTCGAATGCGCGGAGGGCTTCGCCGACGGCCGGGTTACCGTCATCGATCCGGCGATGGGAACGGGGACTTTCCTCAGTGAAATCATCGATACGGTCGCCGAGCAGCGTGCCCGACGGGGGCAAGGTTTCCGTGGCGAAGCGGTCGAGCAGTTGGCAGGGCGACTCATAGGGTTCGAGCGGCAGATGGCGGCCTACGCGGTCGCGCAGATGAGGATCACCCAGACCCTTCGTGAGCAGGACACCCGTACGCGCCTGGATGACCTGCGACTTCACCTTGCCGACACCCTTGCAGACCCCTACGAGAGATCCTCACTCTTCGCATTCCTGCCTGCTGACGACGCATTGGTCGAGAACAGCCGACAAGCGGACTGGATCAAGCGGGAACAGCAAGTGACCGTCGTGATCGGCAATCCACCGGATCGTGAGAGGGCTGAAGGCGAGGGAGGGTGGGTGGAGGCGGGGTCGGAGAAGGAAGGTATCGCACCTCTCCTCGATGCCTTTCGGCTTCGAGGGAGAAGTGGCACTCAGGAGAATAAGCTCAAGAATCTCTATGTATATTTCTGGCGCTGGGCCACCTATAAAGTATTCGACCAGCACCGCCCGAAATCGCACCGAGGAATCGTCGCCTTCATCAGCACCGCGGGCTTCCTGAGTGGCCCGGGATTCCGAGGCATGCGGGAATATCTACGCCGTACGTGCTCGGAGGGTTGGATCATAGATCTCAGCCCGGAAGGTATCCGGCCTCCTGTGCCGACACGCCTCTTCCCTGGAGTTCAACAGCAGCTCACGATCGCCGTGTTCGTTCGCGCTGAGAGTGATGAGTCACCAGCCGACATTCGATATGTCGCTCTAGAGGGCACGGGCGAGCAGAAGTTCGCGAAGCTGGAAGCCCTTACTCCCGACAGTGCGCAATGGCGCCCCGTGCGTTCAGCTGCCCAGGATCCCTTTACACCCGCAGCGGAGGGTGATTGGGACAGCTATCCAGCGCTAGGTGACCTATTGCCGTGGTCGGTGCCCGGCGTGCTGCCGAAGCGTACGTGGGTCTATTCCACGGACAAAGACACGCTGCGAGATCGATGGCAGAGGCTCGCTGCGGAGAGGGACGTCGAGGAGAAGCGCTCGCTGTTCCGGGAGACGCACAGTCGAACCATCGACCGGAAGGTGCACCCTCTGCCTGGATCCGGGGTGCAGAGACAGTCGATGATGGAAAGTTCCCCTGTCTGCCCTGAACCGGTACCAGTCGCCTATCGCCCATTCGATCGGCAGTGGGTTATTCCAGACAACAGGGTGCTTGATAGAAGTTCACCGGACCTGTGGGAGAGCCGGATTCCGGACCAGTTGCGAGTAGTTGAGCAACATTCCAGAAAGTTCGGCCCTGGGCCTGCTGTGATCTTCTCGACTCTGTTGCCCGACCATCATTGCTTCGATGGCAGAGGTGGTCGGGTTCTGTCCCTTCTTCAGAAGGATGGCACGCCCAATGTGGCCCCCGGTCTGCTCCAGCACCTGACCAACTCCTATGGCTCCCAGAAGGTCTCCGCGATGAATCTGGCTGCGTACATTGCAGCCGTCACTGCCCATCCCGACTTCACATCACGGTTCGGGGACGAACTGACTACGCGCGGTGTTCGAGTTCCGCTCACGGGTGATGCCGCTCTGTGGTCGGAAGCGCTCTCTATCGGCAGGACCGTGATCTGGGCCTCGACCTTTGGCGAACGTTTCGTCGATCCGCAGGATGGGCGGCCCCGGGGCGCTGGCCAGGTCTGGGAAACGGCACTGCCGACCGTCACGTATCGCAAGCAGGTCGGTAGACATGAGTTGCCCGAGCGATTCCATTACGATCCCGACCGTCTCGAGCTGCGTCTCGGTAGTGGTGTCTTCGGACCGGTATCGCCTGGAGTGCGTGGGTACCAGGTCGGCGGGCAGAACGTACTTGACGGCTGGCTTCGGCGGCGAAGCGGTCCCCTGTCACCCAAGGCGGGCAGTGAGCTGGACCGTATACGCCCGAACCATTGGCTCCCTTCTTGGAGTGAAGAACTCCAACATGTACTGGCAGTTTTGTGGCACCTGGTCGAGGCGCAGCCCGCTCAATCCCTTTTGCTCGCCCGCATCCTTGGTTCCCCACTGATCAGTGTGGATGAGCTTCTCAGGCGCGGAGTCCTTCCCGTACCCGAACGCGCTCGCCGTTCAGCTCCGGCTCCCATACGTGACCAAACCATCCCAGGGACTGAGGGCATCGAACTGCGGGAGCCGCATGCAGTCAGACCGATCGAGCCGCGGGAGGACACTCCGGTGGCAGATCCATCCCTACGGCCACATAGGAGCAGGGAACCCGGCAGTAATCGGGCGTACCGGAAGCCATAGCCGGCCACAGGGTGATGGGGGCGTGAGCCCTTATTTCGGGTGGAGGGTCGGGGCATGAGGTGACTGATTGGTCCGGTTCTCTCTGGCGGGGAGCCCACAGGTGGCCTGCTGAGGCGGGTTGTGAGCCCCAGGCCTCGAAGCTGGGCACACCAGTACGCGATCGAGGCGGCGGTCGCCGAGGTCGTCCTGCGACAGCGCCGCGCCGTGGTCGTGTGGTCTCTCTGTGGGGGCGCGTGGTTCGGGTGTGAGGGTGTTAGGCGACGTATGAGCTGGAGGGTTGTGCTCCTTGTTCGTGCGTGGGGTGGGGGAATATCTATGGTCGCCGGGTGAGGCTTTAATGGTTCGGGCGGGGAGTGTGTTTGGCTTGGGGGGTTGAGTGTAATTATTTGTCGTACGCCTCGGGCTTCAGCGTGCTATTGTCGATCCCAGTTGCAGTTGTGGTTCCCAAAAACTTGAACGCCCTTCGTCGGGATTTTTGGACGTGGGAAGCGTTTTTTATTTCCGGTTGTTCTCCGGGCGGGGCATCATCGCGGCGACCCGGTATCCGTGACGTACGGGTCCGGTGTACTGCCCCAAGGGAGATACGACATGGCATCCGGCACTGTGAAGTGGTTCAACGCGGCCAAGGGTTTCGGCTTCATCGAGCAGGACGGTGGCGGCGCCGATGTGTTCGCCCACTTCTCGAACATCGCCGCCCAGGGCTTCCGTGAGCTGCTCGAAGGTCAGAAGGTCACCTTCGACATCATGCCGAGTCAGAAGGGTCCGACGGCCGAGAATATTATTCCCGTCTGACGCTTTAGTGAACTTCGTAGCTGGGGCCCGCATCCCTCGGGGTGCGGGCCCCAGCTGCGAGCATTTCCTTTTTCTGTTCTCTTCGGTCCGTTCTTGTAATTCCCTGCGCTGATCTTCCGCTGCGAGAATTCCTTGATACGTGCCGTATCAAGGAAGGTTCTGAATGAACCCCGCACGTACGAACGATCGCTCATCCCGCGCCCGCAGCCGTACCGGAGCGCCCAGCCGTACCGGAGCGCCCAGCCGCTCGGGTGGCCCGAGCCGCGGCGGTGGCTACGGCCGGCGGTCCGCTGCGGCCTCTGCCGAGTTCGCTCCGCCGAAGACCATCACTCCCGCGCTGCCCGCCGTCGAGGCGTTCGCCGACCTCGACATGCCCGAGCGGCTGCACGCCTCGCTCGCCGCGCAGGGCATGCGCGTCCCGTTCCCGATCCAGGGCGCGACCCTGCCCAACTCCCTCGCGGGCCGCGAC
This window contains:
- a CDS encoding cold-shock protein, whose protein sequence is MASGTVKWFNAAKGFGFIEQDGGGADVFAHFSNIAAQGFRELLEGQKVTFDIMPSQKGPTAENIIPV
- a CDS encoding DUF234 domain-containing protein gives rise to the protein MIPLIERGRGDLALERIERSWTTWRVRAVEPLIRESLLRLMANDEWPETEAIGGWWNRQNNPRSTSSGHTASRWPGRCTSSGRSKWLENQPFGRHEYDALVRDVLDVPGAGPDTPLVAVSRCGVAGNLPHSAHWGPEDLVRTWQPR
- a CDS encoding site-specific DNA-methyltransferase, giving the protein MGTSGRLSLTWINKDRSLISTRDGGYEWVNRDDFRVTETRLLRDVATVGEVHDDLKRAADNLLIQGDNGDALRALSRLPEFADEYRGKVKLAYIDPPFNTGQAFDHYKDGVEHSVWLTMMRDRILLIRDLLAPDGSIWVHLDDSEGAYARVLLDEIFGRSCFAGTVIWRSTDNSNNDAKTFSVDHNVIHVYGKSPGWLTNRVARREDQSGHYSNPDNDPRGPWFDGNPLGSPNPRKNLQYEIVSPQGHVIRCPPNGWRWARETLNEKMATGEIRFTPDGKGIRRRTYLLEQGGLPPSTLWADIEETGSNRKAKAELKRIFRGKPTAELFKTPKPESLLRKVLEIATQPGDVVLDCFGGSGTTAAVAHKMGRRWILTERESGTVDKFIRPRLDCIVNGEEPGGISKAVGWEKGGGFRHLEVAPSMYERMGNRLLLAPWVVGDAFAETACAQIPGFELEPGSESPFVGRKGRRRLAVVDGLVAESTVQSIVEALCENESVLIVAKSYLREAASLLEKLSPGSRIKKAPQDLLDMKGRVLR
- a CDS encoding DEAD/DEAH box helicase family protein, whose product is MSWITYDQAAIEDLATRMELRDPNRRAVAKVVEEIQAGEGREVVCDLATGVGKTYICRGLIDYLADQGVRNILIVTPGRTIQRKTLANFDPGHPKFVPGADHEPIVITPENYAGGRVGDAMRDPDVLKVFIFNVQLLTKPTIKTSRSTYETDEFIGTALYDHLRSVEDLVIIADEHHVYRSDAKKFHEAVRDLKPRALVGLTATPDETDRKVPGRVVFQYSLAEAIADQLVKIPVIVYREDGHNDVRTQLADACHLRKVKEETTRDWAERNGRPMVNPVLFVVCQSIEEATESAAILAGPGFIDEPGAVLQITSGSKDDALEALAGIEEPDSPVRAVVSVDMLKEGWDVKNISVIVARRALASQTLTEQILGRGLRLPYGERVGFSMVDCVDIIAHESYRRLLDSKEALLEHTLPQRAETGGTPGAGTSIATTSGGERSLPAYRETETQGMLTFTAEAPVRDGGFGTEASEAVYLGMADMEHRLAEAGVEKEKAQQVMKPAEGAPPITFPSKRLLEKPDTYSLAFVNSEAVAEKGKVFKHEIEVELKRKALNASRGLDGTVTVEAQDQKSAVATQRSWPISKVREDLEERILNLPQLKLTADEVEAAQELVHTFLGAAIEVDAEDSTPWEEARAELALTQLERLVVSSFKQKLATVEHEIVKVTVPPPAQPWPGQTMPQMQMTDKVIRGMGYTGWGSSILPVVHFDALSTEVKLARLMDVSPKVEWWLRLESQSGTFIQLDNGARYFPDFIAIDKDGVHWLVEGKSNAESSSESVLAKKAAAVSWAKEVTELKQFGTWKYLFATEEHLSQSNSWDTLLTVTGARG
- a CDS encoding type ISP restriction/modification enzyme, which translates into the protein MKKLVEAFGSRWKLNSRLHPEFPLPEARVRPDYAVESGGRVTGFLELKAPSHDITPDGFTKRDREQWDFMRQLPNVLYTNGHTWCLYRGGRLPLRTVRFEGDLYRSGNRLRTADSDGAALRDLLRDFLGWQPEQITTVRRLVTSMAPLCQYLRAEVLEQLDIERRLPERAPARRRVHKPFTALAHHWGKVLLPSTDGQDPDRIFADRYTQTVAFALLLARTEGLHLAGRDLAAVASELQVENTVMGRALQLLTERVDTEFSRRLNTLVQVVDAVDWKAITKQRPDAHVHLYEDFLEEYDPKLRRRSGTYYTPPRLVRSMVRFTDTVLRTRLECAEGFADGRVTVIDPAMGTGTFLSEIIDTVAEQRARRGQGFRGEAVEQLAGRLIGFERQMAAYAVAQMRITQTLREQDTRTRLDDLRLHLADTLADPYERSSLFAFLPADDALVENSRQADWIKREQQVTVVIGNPPDRERAEGEGGWVEAGSEKEGIAPLLDAFRLRGRSGTQENKLKNLYVYFWRWATYKVFDQHRPKSHRGIVAFISTAGFLSGPGFRGMREYLRRTCSEGWIIDLSPEGIRPPVPTRLFPGVQQQLTIAVFVRAESDESPADIRYVALEGTGEQKFAKLEALTPDSAQWRPVRSAAQDPFTPAAEGDWDSYPALGDLLPWSVPGVLPKRTWVYSTDKDTLRDRWQRLAAERDVEEKRSLFRETHSRTIDRKVHPLPGSGVQRQSMMESSPVCPEPVPVAYRPFDRQWVIPDNRVLDRSSPDLWESRIPDQLRVVEQHSRKFGPGPAVIFSTLLPDHHCFDGRGGRVLSLLQKDGTPNVAPGLLQHLTNSYGSQKVSAMNLAAYIAAVTAHPDFTSRFGDELTTRGVRVPLTGDAALWSEALSIGRTVIWASTFGERFVDPQDGRPRGAGQVWETALPTVTYRKQVGRHELPERFHYDPDRLELRLGSGVFGPVSPGVRGYQVGGQNVLDGWLRRRSGPLSPKAGSELDRIRPNHWLPSWSEELQHVLAVLWHLVEAQPAQSLLLARILGSPLISVDELLRRGVLPVPERARRSAPAPIRDQTIPGTEGIELREPHAVRPIEPREDTPVADPSLRPHRSREPGSNRAYRKP